A stretch of the Anaeromyxobacter sp. genome encodes the following:
- a CDS encoding GNAT family N-acetyltransferase translates to MLRLVEAATPSELDLARALFREYQQAIGVDLCFQGFEAELAALPGAYAPPFGQLLLAFDGVAPVGCGAVRPLGPGLAELKRMWTRPEARGRGVARAVATALLAFARQAGHRTIRLDTLEWMTAARSLYASLGFREIGPYYPNPLPGVVYMERTG, encoded by the coding sequence ATGCTCCGCCTGGTGGAGGCGGCCACGCCCTCCGAGCTCGACCTGGCCCGCGCCCTGTTCCGCGAGTACCAGCAGGCCATCGGCGTGGACCTCTGCTTCCAGGGGTTCGAGGCCGAGCTGGCGGCGCTGCCGGGGGCCTACGCGCCGCCCTTCGGCCAGCTGCTGCTGGCCTTCGATGGCGTGGCGCCGGTGGGCTGCGGCGCGGTGCGGCCGCTCGGCCCCGGCCTGGCCGAGCTGAAGCGCATGTGGACCCGCCCCGAGGCGCGCGGCCGCGGCGTGGCCCGCGCCGTGGCCACGGCGCTGCTGGCCTTCGCCCGCCAGGCCGGCCACCGCACCATCCGCCTCGACACCCTGGAGTGGATGACCGCGGCGCGGTCGCTCTACGCCAGCCTGGGCTTCCGCGAGATCGGCCCCTACTACCCGAACCCGCTGCCGGGCGTGGTCTACATGGAGCGCACCGGGTGA
- a CDS encoding protein BatD, which produces MWPRTGSRALALAALLVVGLPSAARAALAVRAGVDRTELAADEVVTLEVRVEADETPTVTLPARDFEFQVVGRSSGSSTNVDLGGGAGVRIRRTFTFQFSLAPRRAGALVIPPLQVVAGPASAETAPIPVTVLAAGSRTAPPPGPRGGPASPFGGLLGPPGGGGGASRAWRGWEKDLVLQVELDKREVFLGEQVTASVVLLSPVGVVDVGGYQPPLYDGFWSEQVETPQSLSFQLRKVNGLPMRAYLYQRLALFPTRAGALELGSFGLTLVVRVGADDPFDPFPDVRKVTRQSAPVTITVKPLPPGAPAGFDSVNVGTMTLTAALSEKTVAAGQPVSLKLTAQGEGNVKAWSIPAPPRLPGLRAFAPTSTDKVAPRQARLAGARSVETVLVPDRPGTLTVPAVRWPVFDPRTGVYRVLETAPLQLEVLAPGPATPALAASPGQNALGGGLKPIRAGGALSRRGEPPWQGWPFWLLLGAPVAAFAALAGWDRLREAHASDGGARRLALAGRAARRRLATASRLAAAAEAGPFFAEVERALTGYCGDKLGRPAVGLTREDLARALAEAGAHPPALRALALALDACDAGRYGGAAGRDQVLALAGRAMELLEEAHWHAAGGAT; this is translated from the coding sequence ATGTGGCCAAGGACTGGTAGCCGCGCCCTGGCGCTGGCCGCGCTGCTGGTGGTCGGCCTCCCCTCGGCCGCCCGGGCGGCGCTGGCCGTGCGGGCCGGCGTGGACCGCACCGAGCTGGCCGCCGACGAGGTGGTGACGCTGGAGGTGCGCGTCGAGGCCGACGAGACGCCCACCGTGACGCTGCCGGCGCGCGACTTCGAGTTCCAGGTGGTGGGGCGCAGCTCCGGCTCCTCCACCAACGTGGACCTGGGCGGCGGCGCCGGCGTCCGCATCCGCCGCACCTTCACCTTCCAGTTCTCGCTGGCGCCGCGCCGGGCCGGGGCGCTGGTCATCCCGCCGCTGCAGGTGGTGGCCGGGCCCGCCAGCGCCGAGACCGCGCCCATCCCGGTGACCGTGCTGGCGGCCGGCAGCCGCACCGCGCCGCCCCCGGGGCCCCGCGGGGGGCCGGCCAGCCCCTTCGGCGGCCTGCTCGGACCGCCCGGCGGCGGCGGCGGCGCCAGCCGCGCCTGGCGTGGCTGGGAGAAGGACCTGGTGCTCCAGGTGGAGCTCGACAAGCGCGAGGTCTTCCTGGGCGAGCAGGTGACCGCCTCGGTGGTGCTGCTCTCGCCGGTGGGCGTGGTGGACGTGGGCGGCTACCAGCCGCCGCTCTACGACGGCTTCTGGTCCGAGCAGGTGGAGACGCCGCAGTCGCTCTCGTTCCAGCTGCGCAAGGTAAACGGCCTGCCCATGCGCGCCTACCTGTACCAGCGGCTGGCGCTCTTCCCCACCCGCGCCGGCGCGCTGGAGCTCGGCAGCTTCGGCCTGACGCTGGTGGTGCGGGTCGGCGCCGACGACCCCTTCGACCCGTTCCCGGACGTGCGCAAGGTGACCCGGCAGAGCGCCCCGGTCACCATCACCGTGAAGCCGCTCCCGCCCGGCGCGCCGGCCGGCTTCGACAGCGTCAACGTGGGCACCATGACCCTCACGGCCGCGCTCTCCGAGAAGACCGTGGCGGCCGGGCAGCCGGTCTCGCTCAAGCTGACGGCGCAGGGCGAGGGGAACGTGAAGGCCTGGTCGATCCCGGCCCCGCCGCGCCTGCCGGGCCTCAGGGCCTTCGCCCCGACCTCGACCGACAAGGTGGCGCCGCGCCAGGCCCGCCTGGCCGGCGCGCGCAGCGTCGAGACGGTGCTGGTGCCGGACCGGCCGGGCACGCTCACCGTGCCGGCGGTCCGCTGGCCGGTCTTCGACCCCAGGACCGGCGTCTACCGGGTGCTGGAGACGGCCCCGCTGCAGCTGGAGGTGCTGGCGCCCGGCCCCGCGACGCCGGCGCTGGCGGCCTCGCCCGGCCAGAACGCGCTGGGCGGCGGGCTGAAGCCCATCCGCGCCGGCGGCGCGCTCTCGCGGCGCGGCGAGCCGCCCTGGCAGGGCTGGCCGTTCTGGCTGCTGCTGGGCGCGCCGGTGGCGGCGTTCGCGGCGCTGGCCGGCTGGGACCGGCTGCGCGAGGCCCACGCCTCCGACGGCGGGGCGCGCCGGCTGGCGCTGGCCGGCCGGGCGGCGCGGCGCCGGCTGGCCACCGCCTCCAGGCTGGCGGCCGCCGCCGAGGCCGGCCCCTTCTTCGCCGAGGTGGAGCGGGCCCTGACCGGCTACTGCGGCGACAAGCTGGGCCGCCCGGCGGTGGGGCTGACCCGCGAGGACCTGGCCCGCGCGCTCGCCGAGGCCGGGGCCCACCCGCCGGCGCTGCGCGCGCTGGCCCTGGCGCTGGACGCCTGCGACGCCGGCCGCTACGGCGGCGCCGCCGGGCGCGACCAGGTGCTGGCGCTGGCCGGGCGGGCCATGGAGCTGCTCGAGGAAGCGCACTGGCACGCCGCGGGGGGTGCCACGTGA
- a CDS encoding VWA domain-containing protein, whose product MTEAAPLSFQVLGAPARLAEPGALWLLAAVAALALLGAVMLGRRRALLARTLGPQARRVAPRAGAARPATRLGLSLTGLALLTLALARPQCGSRTELVTRTGVDVVIALDVSRSMLARDVKPDRLSRAKLEVGALLEQLAGDRVGLVVFAGQAFVQCPLTTDYAAARLFLRAVTPQSVAQQGSDLGNALTAAREVLEGSQAAAGRSKVVLLVTDGEDLEGGARQAAAQLAEAGVRIHALAIGTTAGEPIPLTDAGGALTGYKKDRAGDPVVTRLDPATLRALTEAGGGQVFEPGSPDRGPAAFVAALDALEKGELTSRLTVAYDDQYARFALPAFLLLLAALLLPEGRAPRPDDDPEAA is encoded by the coding sequence GTGACCGAGGCCGCGCCGCTCTCCTTCCAGGTGCTGGGGGCGCCGGCCCGCCTGGCCGAGCCGGGCGCGCTCTGGCTGCTGGCCGCGGTGGCCGCGCTGGCCCTGCTCGGCGCGGTCATGCTGGGCCGCCGCCGCGCCCTGCTGGCCCGCACCCTGGGGCCCCAGGCCCGCCGGGTGGCCCCACGCGCCGGCGCCGCCCGCCCGGCCACCCGGCTCGGGCTCTCGCTCACCGGCCTGGCCCTGCTGACGCTGGCGCTGGCCCGCCCGCAGTGCGGCAGCCGCACCGAGCTCGTCACCCGCACCGGCGTCGACGTGGTCATCGCCCTGGACGTGTCGCGCTCCATGCTGGCCCGCGACGTCAAGCCGGACCGGCTCTCCCGCGCCAAGCTGGAGGTGGGGGCGCTGCTGGAGCAGCTGGCCGGCGACCGGGTGGGGCTGGTGGTCTTCGCCGGCCAGGCCTTCGTCCAGTGCCCGCTCACCACCGACTACGCCGCGGCCCGGCTCTTCCTGCGGGCCGTCACGCCGCAGAGCGTGGCCCAGCAGGGCTCCGACCTGGGCAACGCCCTCACGGCGGCGCGGGAGGTGCTGGAGGGCTCGCAGGCGGCGGCCGGGCGCTCCAAGGTGGTGCTGCTGGTCACCGACGGCGAGGACCTGGAGGGCGGGGCGCGCCAGGCCGCCGCCCAGCTGGCCGAGGCCGGCGTCCGCATCCACGCCCTGGCCATCGGCACCACGGCCGGCGAGCCCATCCCGCTCACCGACGCGGGCGGCGCCCTCACCGGCTACAAGAAGGACCGCGCCGGCGACCCGGTGGTGACCCGCCTCGACCCCGCCACCCTGCGCGCGCTCACCGAGGCGGGCGGCGGCCAGGTCTTCGAGCCGGGCTCGCCCGATCGCGGCCCGGCCGCCTTCGTGGCGGCGCTCGACGCGCTGGAGAAGGGCGAGCTCACCAGCCGGCTCACCGTGGCCTACGACGACCAGTACGCCCGCTTCGCCCTGCCCGCCTTCCTCCTCCTGCTGGCCGCCCTGCTCCTGCCCGAGGGGCGCGCCCCCCGGCCCGACGACGACCCGGAGGCCGCGTGA
- a CDS encoding VWA domain-containing protein: MTPGVPTLAEPWALLLLLAVPLVVLALAFERRLAPRLRHPRAALIAAGGRGLAARVWWLPQALVLAALALSAVALARPQTREREPEKRSVEGIDIVIALDLSTSMRAADFKPQDRIHVAKEVLKEFIGRRSSDRIGLVVFAGDAYTQAPLTLDYGILRTLVDQLQIGLIEDGTAIGNALATSVNRLRESDAKSKVIILITDGDSNAGQISPREAAAIARTFGIRVFPILVGKGGVVPYPVGVDLFGQTIYQPMPFAVNPALLKEIAEATGGAFAGAGDQAELERGLQQVLDRMEKTRIFESTASSRVAELFPRLLGPAFWLALAGLLLGLTRFRSFP; encoded by the coding sequence GTGACCCCTGGCGTCCCCACCCTGGCGGAGCCCTGGGCGCTCCTCCTCCTGCTGGCCGTCCCGCTGGTGGTCCTGGCGCTGGCCTTCGAGCGGCGCCTGGCGCCCCGCCTGCGCCACCCGCGCGCCGCCCTCATCGCCGCCGGCGGGCGCGGCCTGGCGGCCCGGGTCTGGTGGCTGCCGCAGGCGCTGGTGCTGGCGGCGCTGGCCCTCTCGGCGGTGGCCCTGGCCCGCCCGCAGACCCGCGAGCGCGAGCCGGAGAAGCGCTCGGTGGAGGGCATCGACATCGTCATCGCCCTCGACCTCTCCACCTCCATGCGGGCCGCCGACTTCAAGCCGCAGGACCGCATCCACGTGGCCAAGGAGGTCCTCAAGGAGTTCATCGGCCGGCGCAGCAGCGACCGGATCGGCCTGGTGGTCTTCGCCGGCGACGCCTACACCCAGGCGCCGCTCACCCTCGACTACGGCATCCTGCGCACCCTGGTGGACCAGCTGCAGATCGGTCTCATCGAGGACGGCACCGCCATCGGCAACGCGCTGGCCACCTCGGTGAACCGCCTGCGCGAGTCGGACGCCAAGAGCAAGGTGATCATCCTCATCACCGACGGCGACTCCAACGCCGGCCAGATCTCCCCGCGCGAGGCCGCCGCCATCGCCCGCACCTTCGGCATCCGGGTCTTCCCCATCCTGGTGGGCAAGGGCGGCGTGGTGCCCTACCCGGTGGGCGTCGACCTGTTCGGCCAGACCATCTACCAGCCCATGCCCTTCGCGGTGAACCCGGCGCTGCTCAAGGAGATCGCCGAGGCCACCGGGGGCGCCTTCGCCGGCGCCGGCGACCAGGCCGAGCTGGAGCGCGGCCTGCAGCAGGTGCTGGACCGCATGGAGAAGACCCGCATCTTCGAGTCCACCGCCTCGTCCCGGGTGGCCGAGCTCTTCCCGCGCCTGCTCGGCCCGGCCTTCTGGCTGGCCCTGGCCGGGCTGCTGCTCGGCCTGACCCGCTTCCGGAGCTTCCCGTGA
- a CDS encoding DUF58 domain-containing protein has translation MNARELIQRIRRIEITTRRAVEDSLGGQYHSVFKGRGMDFSEVRAYAPGDEVRTIDWNVSARTGHLHVKRFVEERELTVMVLCDLSASADFGSSARTKAEVAAEIAALLAFSAVQNGDRVGLALFTDQVERFVPPRKGRRHALRLVSEILRFQPRSRRTDLGGALEHLRRAMRRRTVAFVLSDFLDDEARFERPLRVAARKHDVVPIRIEDRLERDLPAAGLTLLEDPETGQVVRVDLSDRRLRARLAAAALASERQLTRLFSRLELDHATVRADDADYVKPLLAFFQARARRIG, from the coding sequence ATGAACGCCAGGGAGCTCATCCAGCGCATCCGGCGCATCGAGATCACCACGCGCCGCGCCGTGGAGGACTCGCTGGGCGGCCAGTACCACTCGGTCTTCAAGGGCCGCGGCATGGACTTCAGCGAGGTGCGCGCCTACGCGCCCGGCGACGAGGTCCGCACCATCGACTGGAACGTCTCGGCCCGCACCGGCCACCTGCACGTCAAGCGCTTCGTGGAGGAGCGCGAGCTCACCGTCATGGTGCTGTGCGACCTGTCGGCCTCGGCCGACTTCGGCTCGTCGGCGCGCACCAAGGCCGAGGTGGCGGCCGAGATCGCGGCGCTGCTGGCCTTCTCGGCGGTGCAGAACGGCGACCGGGTGGGCCTGGCCCTCTTCACCGACCAGGTGGAGCGGTTCGTGCCGCCGCGCAAGGGGCGGCGCCACGCGCTCCGGCTGGTCTCCGAGATCCTGCGCTTCCAGCCGCGCAGCCGGCGCACCGACCTGGGCGGCGCGCTGGAGCACCTGCGCCGCGCCATGCGCCGCCGCACCGTGGCCTTCGTGCTCTCCGACTTCCTGGACGACGAGGCCCGCTTCGAGCGCCCGCTGCGGGTGGCGGCCCGCAAGCACGACGTGGTCCCCATCCGCATCGAGGACCGGCTGGAGCGCGACCTGCCGGCGGCCGGGCTGACGCTGCTCGAGGACCCCGAGACCGGCCAGGTGGTGCGGGTGGACCTCTCCGACCGGCGGCTCCGGGCCCGGCTGGCCGCCGCCGCCCTCGCCTCGGAGCGGCAGCTCACCCGCCTCTTCTCCCGCCTGGAGCTGGACCACGCCACGGTGCGCGCCGACGACGCCGACTACGTGAAGCCCCTGCTGGCTTTCTTCCAGGCGCGGGCCCGGAGGATCGGGTGA
- a CDS encoding MoxR family ATPase — protein sequence MNPDIRAVSDEVQRQSAFVEALVAETGTVIVGQSYLIERALIGLLTGGHVLVEGVPGLAKTLAVKTLADAVDCAFSRVQFTPDLLPADVVGTQVYDPRSQTFSVKQGPVFANIVLADEVNRAPAKVQSALLEAMQERQVTIGDQTFTLPDPFIVLATMNPIEQEGTYPLPEAQVDRFMLKVKVGYPTREEERLILDRMATLTPPRARKVCGPADLAAARAVLHRLYMDDRVKDYVVNLVFATRDPKAHGLADLVPLVEYGASPRATIFLTLAARAHAFLRRRAFVTPEDVKAVAYDVLRHRITLTYEAEAEEVTPEKVVSRVLDRIEVP from the coding sequence ATGAACCCCGACATCCGGGCCGTCTCGGACGAAGTCCAGCGCCAGTCCGCCTTCGTGGAGGCCCTGGTCGCCGAGACCGGCACGGTCATCGTCGGCCAGTCCTACCTCATCGAGCGGGCCCTCATCGGCCTGCTCACCGGCGGCCACGTGCTGGTGGAGGGCGTGCCCGGCCTGGCCAAGACGCTGGCGGTGAAGACCCTGGCCGACGCGGTGGACTGCGCCTTCAGCCGGGTGCAGTTCACCCCCGACCTCCTGCCCGCCGACGTGGTGGGCACGCAGGTCTACGATCCGCGCTCGCAGACCTTCTCGGTGAAGCAGGGGCCGGTCTTCGCCAACATCGTGCTGGCCGACGAGGTGAACCGCGCCCCCGCCAAGGTGCAGTCGGCCCTGCTGGAGGCCATGCAGGAGCGGCAGGTCACCATCGGCGACCAGACCTTCACGCTGCCCGACCCCTTCATCGTGCTGGCCACCATGAACCCCATCGAGCAGGAGGGGACCTACCCCCTGCCCGAGGCCCAGGTGGACCGCTTCATGCTGAAGGTGAAGGTGGGCTACCCGACGCGCGAGGAGGAGCGGCTGATCCTCGACCGCATGGCCACCCTCACCCCGCCGCGGGCCCGCAAGGTGTGCGGGCCGGCCGATCTGGCGGCCGCCAGGGCGGTGCTGCACCGGCTCTACATGGACGACCGGGTGAAGGACTACGTGGTCAACCTGGTCTTCGCCACCCGCGACCCCAAGGCGCACGGCCTGGCCGACCTGGTGCCGCTGGTGGAGTACGGCGCCAGCCCGCGCGCCACCATCTTCCTCACCCTGGCGGCGCGGGCCCACGCCTTCCTGCGCCGACGGGCCTTCGTCACCCCGGAGGACGTCAAGGCGGTGGCCTACGACGTGCTGCGCCACCGCATCACCCTGACCTACGAGGCCGAGGCCGAGGAGGTCACGCCGGAGAAGGTGGTGTCGCGGGTGCTGGACCGCATCGAGGTGCCGTGA